A part of Dehalogenimonas sp. W genomic DNA contains:
- a CDS encoding ABC transporter ATP-binding protein: protein MSAIIEISNLTKRFKDFTAVDGLSLDIMEGECFGLLGPNGAGKTTLVKMLTTISPITSGSIKVMGLDLAKEPRRIKASFGVVPQGDNLDPELSVIENLTSFARYFEIPRAEALRRSHDVLSLFKLEHKANGQIKTLSGGMKRRLLLARSLLNNPKIIILDEPSVGLDPQSRNLVWQKLRELQERGVTLLLTTQNMDEAAVLSDRVAVMYQGRILALDTPKAMVLQHVGQEVVEILPEAAEAEQMLADLKKRGLDAEPAESLIQVFHADAGNLCTDLTTRGYRAWQRLGTLEDVFMRLTGRALVE, encoded by the coding sequence ATGTCCGCCATTATTGAAATTTCTAATCTGACCAAACGGTTCAAGGATTTTACGGCGGTTGACGGCCTTTCCTTGGACATCATGGAAGGGGAGTGTTTCGGATTGCTGGGGCCTAATGGCGCCGGCAAGACCACTCTGGTCAAAATGCTGACCACTATTTCTCCGATAACCAGCGGCTCCATTAAGGTCATGGGTCTGGATTTGGCCAAAGAACCGCGGCGAATCAAAGCTTCTTTCGGCGTCGTACCTCAGGGCGACAATCTTGACCCGGAACTTTCGGTCATTGAAAACCTGACTTCTTTTGCCCGCTATTTTGAGATTCCGCGGGCGGAAGCGTTACGGCGCAGTCATGATGTACTGAGCCTTTTTAAACTGGAACACAAAGCCAACGGCCAGATCAAAACCTTATCCGGCGGGATGAAGCGCCGGTTGCTTTTGGCCCGCAGTCTGCTCAATAATCCCAAAATCATTATTCTGGATGAGCCGTCCGTGGGGTTGGACCCTCAGTCACGCAACCTGGTCTGGCAGAAGCTCAGAGAACTCCAGGAACGGGGCGTGACACTGCTGCTGACTACACAGAATATGGACGAAGCCGCGGTATTATCCGACCGGGTCGCGGTAATGTACCAGGGCCGGATTCTGGCGTTGGATACTCCCAAAGCAATGGTTTTACAGCATGTGGGCCAGGAAGTGGTGGAAATACTGCCTGAAGCCGCCGAGGCGGAACAGATGCTGGCAGACCTGAAGAAACGTGGTCTTGATGCAGAACCGGCGGAAAGCCTGATTCAGGTCTTTCATGCCGATGCCGGCAATCTATGCACTGACCTTACCACCCGGGGTTACCGGGCCTGGCAACGCCTGGGGACGCTGGAAGATGTATTCATGCGGCTCACCGGAAGGGCATTGGTAGAATGA
- the thiL gene encoding thiamine-phosphate kinase produces the protein MTEFELIDRITTEINRIPPVGSELPFIGIGDDTAVFKSLRGYQLATMDALVEGVHFKKQYLDWTCLGWKALAVNLSDIAAMGGAPVYALVSLGLPGDVAVEDVVTMYRGMADLAAQNGTVIAGGNISRAGELSVHVAVTGTVQSKSRVLLRSKARTGDLIAVTGSLGAAAAGLKLLEGTLKADVKEADELIAAFWRPEPRLTIGRQLVAHGVKCAIDISDGLLADLGHLLQAGNVGARLEAARIPVHPAVAAVGGDKALELAISGGEDYELLFTAHPAVMGRVVAAAECKVTVIGVVTRDAGCLDFLEADGRAAALNNRGWRHF, from the coding sequence TTGACCGAATTTGAACTCATTGACCGCATCACTACCGAGATTAACCGGATACCGCCGGTGGGTTCGGAGCTGCCGTTTATTGGTATCGGCGACGACACCGCAGTTTTTAAAAGTCTTCGCGGTTATCAACTGGCCACCATGGACGCGCTGGTGGAAGGCGTTCATTTTAAGAAACAATATTTGGATTGGACCTGCCTGGGCTGGAAGGCCCTTGCGGTTAACCTGTCTGATATCGCCGCTATGGGCGGTGCGCCGGTTTATGCTCTGGTGTCCCTGGGCCTGCCCGGTGATGTCGCCGTGGAAGATGTTGTCACGATGTACCGTGGAATGGCAGATTTGGCGGCCCAAAACGGCACGGTCATTGCCGGCGGTAACATCAGTCGCGCCGGGGAACTTTCGGTTCACGTCGCCGTTACCGGCACGGTACAGTCAAAATCCAGAGTGCTGTTACGTTCTAAAGCCCGAACCGGTGATTTGATTGCCGTTACCGGCTCTTTGGGTGCCGCGGCCGCGGGTCTGAAATTGCTTGAAGGCACTTTGAAAGCGGACGTAAAGGAGGCCGATGAACTTATAGCCGCTTTCTGGCGGCCAGAGCCGCGGCTGACGATCGGGCGGCAGCTGGTGGCCCACGGCGTCAAGTGCGCTATCGATATCAGCGATGGTTTGTTGGCGGATCTGGGACATCTGCTGCAGGCCGGTAACGTCGGAGCCAGGCTTGAGGCGGCCCGGATCCCGGTTCATCCTGCCGTTGCAGCTGTCGGTGGAGACAAAGCACTGGAGCTGGCAATAAGCGGCGGCGAGGATTATGAACTGCTCTTTACCGCTCATCCGGCGGTCATGGGTCGAGTGGTCGCAGCAGCGGAGTGTAAGGTAACAGTGATTGGGGTGGTAACCCGTGATGCGGGATGTCTTGATTTTCTTGAGGCTGACGGCCGGGCTGCGGCATTAAATAACCGCGGCTGGCGGCATTTTTGA
- the ndk gene encoding nucleoside-diphosphate kinase has product MEKILVLVKPDGVEKGNTGAILARLEATGTRLVAARMLKISRETAEKHYAVHRERPFFNSVVEYITSGPVVAAVFEGKDVISVIRRAMGATDPAKAEPGTIRKDFAESIERNAVHGSDSPETAEYEISLYFKPEDILSY; this is encoded by the coding sequence ATGGAAAAAATTCTGGTTCTGGTTAAACCCGATGGCGTGGAGAAAGGCAATACCGGTGCCATTCTGGCCCGGCTGGAAGCCACCGGCACCCGCCTTGTGGCGGCCCGGATGTTGAAAATATCCCGCGAAACCGCAGAGAAGCATTACGCCGTGCATCGGGAACGCCCCTTCTTTAACAGTGTTGTTGAATACATCACGTCCGGTCCGGTGGTGGCGGCAGTATTTGAAGGAAAAGATGTAATCTCGGTTATTCGTAGGGCGATGGGGGCCACCGATCCGGCCAAGGCAGAACCTGGTACCATTCGCAAAGATTTTGCCGAAAGCATTGAACGCAATGCTGTTCATGGTTCTGATTCACCCGAGACCGCTGAATATGAAATCTCTCTTTACTTCAAGCCGGAAGATATCCTGTCGTATTAA
- the ftsH gene encoding ATP-dependent zinc metalloprotease FtsH: MKFNWRRTTIAYIVMLIVSIAVFTFFLPSASEQPVEISQTQLVELSQQHQIEKISIDGDQINITTNEAIPRELFTYKESLTSIYDIPGFDPTGIEISPVGNTGIDWGAVFINFIPILIIGGIIIFLFSQARGANSQAMQFGRSRAKMFNVDKPTNTFSDVAGVDEAKQEVEEVVEFLKSREKFQALGARIPKGVLLIGYPGTGKTLLARAIAGEAGVPFFSISGSEFVEMFVGVGASRVRDLFKQAKLNAPCIIFIDEIDAVGRQRGAGLGGSHDEREQTLNQILVEMDGFESNTTIIVIAATNRPDVLDPALLRPGRFDRRVVLDMPDLNGRHQILQIHAKGKPLADNVNLETLAKQTIGFSGADLSNLMNEGAILAARASKKVIEMSDLEESIDRVIAGPERKNRKVNQHEKEITAYHEAGHALVARMLPSADPVHKITIVARGMAGGYTKQLPSEDRYIATRSQFAAKIAIFMGGRLAEEIVFDEMSTGASQDFKEATNLAKKMVTSYGMSEKLGPRTFGSKEEMVFLGKEIHEQRDYGEKTADLIDQEVEALIQAGYQLAKTILTDNRDRLRYIAERLVAVETLEGEELEKLFTEPVPPPAEKDTSAVASVEKPEKVAEPAKTKAKARAKNRPADPDPGTAAAPAPAT; the protein is encoded by the coding sequence ATGAAATTTAATTGGCGCAGAACCACCATTGCCTATATCGTGATGCTTATTGTGAGTATCGCTGTGTTTACGTTTTTCCTGCCGTCTGCCAGCGAACAGCCGGTAGAAATCAGCCAGACCCAATTGGTTGAACTTTCACAGCAACATCAGATAGAGAAAATCTCTATTGACGGTGACCAGATTAACATCACTACCAATGAAGCAATCCCGCGGGAACTGTTCACCTACAAGGAAAGTCTGACTTCTATCTATGATATTCCTGGATTTGATCCCACTGGAATAGAAATATCACCGGTGGGCAATACCGGAATTGACTGGGGTGCGGTATTTATTAATTTTATCCCCATTCTGATTATCGGCGGTATCATCATTTTCTTGTTTTCGCAGGCGCGCGGTGCTAATTCTCAAGCCATGCAGTTCGGTCGTTCCCGGGCTAAGATGTTTAATGTAGATAAGCCGACTAACACCTTTAGTGATGTGGCCGGTGTGGATGAAGCCAAGCAAGAAGTTGAAGAAGTCGTTGAATTTCTAAAGTCACGCGAGAAATTTCAGGCGCTGGGGGCTCGTATACCCAAGGGTGTCCTGCTGATCGGTTATCCCGGTACTGGTAAAACTCTTTTGGCCCGCGCTATCGCAGGTGAAGCCGGGGTGCCTTTTTTCTCCATCTCAGGATCAGAGTTCGTGGAAATGTTTGTCGGCGTTGGCGCTTCCCGCGTCAGGGATTTGTTTAAGCAGGCTAAACTAAATGCTCCCTGCATTATTTTTATTGACGAAATAGATGCGGTGGGACGTCAGCGCGGTGCCGGACTCGGCGGCAGTCATGATGAACGTGAACAGACCCTTAACCAGATATTAGTGGAGATGGACGGTTTTGAATCCAACACCACGATTATTGTCATTGCGGCCACCAACCGCCCTGATGTTTTGGATCCGGCTCTATTACGCCCCGGTAGATTTGATCGGCGGGTCGTTCTGGATATGCCTGATTTAAACGGACGGCATCAGATATTACAGATTCATGCCAAGGGTAAACCACTTGCCGACAACGTCAATCTGGAAACCTTGGCCAAGCAAACTATCGGCTTTTCTGGCGCTGACCTGTCTAATCTGATGAATGAAGGTGCCATTCTGGCGGCGCGGGCTAGTAAAAAAGTCATTGAAATGAGTGACCTGGAAGAATCTATTGATCGGGTTATTGCCGGGCCGGAACGTAAAAACCGGAAGGTCAACCAGCACGAAAAAGAGATTACCGCTTATCACGAAGCAGGGCATGCCCTGGTAGCTCGGATGTTGCCTTCTGCTGACCCGGTACACAAAATTACTATTGTAGCCCGCGGCATGGCCGGCGGTTATACCAAACAACTGCCGTCCGAGGACCGCTATATCGCTACCAGATCTCAATTCGCTGCCAAGATTGCCATCTTCATGGGGGGGCGGTTAGCTGAGGAGATAGTATTTGACGAGATGTCCACCGGGGCTTCTCAGGACTTCAAGGAAGCTACCAACCTGGCTAAGAAAATGGTCACGTCATATGGTATGAGTGAAAAACTGGGCCCGCGGACCTTCGGCAGTAAGGAAGAAATGGTTTTCCTGGGCAAGGAAATTCATGAGCAGCGGGATTACGGTGAAAAAACGGCTGATCTTATTGACCAGGAGGTTGAGGCGTTGATTCAAGCTGGATATCAGCTGGCAAAAACCATACTGACCGATAACCGAGACCGTTTGCGTTATATTGCGGAACGCCTCGTGGCAGTGGAAACCCTGGAAGGGGAAGAATTGGAAAAACTCTTCACTGAACCGGTGCCGCCACCGGCAGAAAAAGATACTTCGGCTGTTGCCAGCGTAGAAAAACCTGAAAAGGTCGCTGAACCGGCCAAGACAAAGGCGAAAGCCAGGGCTAAAAACCGGCCGGCTGACCCTGACCCGGGTACAGCCGCTGCTCCGGCACCGGCAACCTAG
- the tsaE gene encoding tRNA (adenosine(37)-N6)-threonylcarbamoyltransferase complex ATPase subunit type 1 TsaE yields the protein MESLIINLAKPADTRKFGRCIGRVLAPGDVLLMSGPLGAGKTTLTQGIAKGLGIKSSVMSPTFVLMRELQGRLNLYHLDLYRLDNLSEVADLGLDDYFYGDGVTIVEWADRAADILPPDHLRVEIEYVNDNTRTVRLTACGERYQVLLTELEALRKGDG from the coding sequence ATGGAATCACTGATTATTAATTTAGCCAAACCGGCTGATACCAGAAAGTTTGGCCGCTGTATCGGCCGGGTGCTGGCACCCGGCGATGTCCTGCTGATGTCCGGCCCACTGGGCGCCGGAAAGACAACTCTAACTCAGGGGATTGCCAAAGGACTGGGCATTAAATCCAGTGTCATGAGCCCTACATTTGTCCTCATGCGGGAGCTGCAGGGGCGGCTGAATCTGTATCATCTGGACCTTTACCGGTTGGATAATCTGTCGGAGGTTGCTGACCTGGGATTGGATGACTATTTTTACGGCGACGGTGTGACCATTGTGGAATGGGCTGACCGGGCCGCAGACATTTTGCCACCCGATCACCTGCGGGTTGAGATTGAATATGTTAATGACAACACCCGCACTGTGCGGCTGACGGCCTGCGGCGAACGCTATCAGGTGCTGTTGACGGAACTTGAGGCGCTGCGGAAAGGTGATGGATGA
- a CDS encoding diacylglycerol kinase family protein has product MMLDTSRRYLAVVSPRAGEFRPAVCRLLETEFRRVGHRLEFHFLETLPGLQMAVDRAIESGCRDFLAVGGDGTVSRLASCLYGKPHAVGIIPVGTANTLARVLGISLNSTRAARIAVARRTVTAVDGLIVGEQLCLLNVSAGISSMSLDGLDAAQKAAAGMFSYVIGAAKATLKVAPCDYQLTIDGQSSTIRGVEMHVTNVGVIGVPQFHLYDKSILADGQVEVLGITHWTPRNIANTALDIVLRRRRRALRFIGTAGVSITIDCSQLMPVQGDGDIIGTTPVTIRIAPQAVNFMLP; this is encoded by the coding sequence ATGATGCTTGACACCTCCCGGCGTTATCTGGCGGTAGTCTCGCCGCGGGCCGGGGAGTTCCGGCCGGCAGTTTGCCGCTTGCTGGAAACAGAATTCCGGCGGGTTGGACACCGGTTGGAATTTCACTTTTTGGAGACTTTGCCCGGCTTGCAGATGGCCGTTGATCGGGCCATAGAAAGCGGATGTCGGGATTTTCTGGCGGTTGGTGGCGACGGAACGGTCAGCCGCCTCGCCAGCTGTTTGTACGGCAAACCTCACGCAGTGGGTATTATACCGGTGGGTACGGCTAACACTCTGGCCCGGGTATTGGGTATTTCTCTGAATTCGACCCGGGCAGCTCGTATCGCCGTAGCCAGACGCACTGTCACCGCTGTTGACGGTTTGATCGTCGGTGAGCAGCTATGTTTACTCAATGTGTCTGCCGGTATATCCTCTATGTCCCTTGACGGTCTGGATGCGGCCCAGAAGGCGGCAGCGGGCATGTTTTCCTATGTTATCGGGGCAGCCAAAGCGACCCTTAAAGTTGCTCCCTGTGATTATCAACTGACCATTGATGGTCAATCATCCACCATTCGGGGTGTAGAAATGCATGTCACCAACGTCGGAGTTATCGGTGTTCCCCAGTTTCACCTTTATGATAAATCCATTCTTGCCGATGGGCAGGTGGAAGTGCTGGGTATCACTCACTGGACACCCCGCAATATCGCAAACACCGCACTGGACATTGTACTACGCCGTAGGCGCCGAGCACTTCGGTTCATTGGCACCGCCGGCGTCAGTATCACAATTGATTGCTCCCAGCTGATGCCGGTTCAAGGTGACGGCGATATCATCGGTACCACGCCGGTAACCATCCGGATAGCCCCTCAGGCAGTCAACTTCATGTTACCCTGA
- the argC gene encoding N-acetyl-gamma-glutamyl-phosphate reductase encodes MSKTRVGILNVTGYAGVELARLLAAHPDVELTSVTGRSTAGQPLGQVFPHLSALGLTVAAEIGEVDLVFSALPHRESAEQILPLLERGLKVIDVSADFRLKDSALYEEWYGFRHPAPELLPKAIYGLPELNRESIKTTNLTANPGCYPTASILALAPALKAGLIDGNIIIDAKSGVSGAGRSLSLKSHYCEANEDISAYALTAHRHQPEIFQELTALDAKVQAVAFTPHLIPMKRGILATCYAPLKTAVSDTEIRGIYHQFYEQEQFVEVTPAPPHTRDVSGTNMCLIHPVIDRRSGLLIVLSAIDNLIKGAAGQAIQNMNLMLGLPEEAALPKLAQYP; translated from the coding sequence ATGTCTAAAACCAGAGTCGGCATCCTCAACGTCACCGGTTACGCCGGGGTAGAGCTGGCGCGGTTATTGGCCGCCCACCCCGATGTTGAACTGACTTCGGTTACCGGACGAAGCACCGCCGGACAACCGCTGGGACAGGTATTCCCGCATCTGTCGGCCTTGGGGTTGACCGTGGCCGCAGAAATCGGTGAAGTTGATCTGGTGTTTTCCGCCCTGCCGCACCGGGAGAGCGCCGAACAGATACTGCCGTTGCTGGAACGAGGCCTTAAGGTCATTGACGTCAGCGCTGATTTCCGGCTTAAAGACAGCGCTCTGTATGAGGAATGGTACGGCTTCCGACATCCAGCTCCGGAACTTTTACCAAAAGCAATATATGGATTGCCGGAGCTTAATCGGGAATCTATAAAAACAACCAATCTTACGGCTAATCCCGGTTGTTACCCGACGGCCTCAATTTTAGCACTGGCACCAGCGCTTAAAGCCGGCCTGATTGACGGCAACATCATCATTGATGCCAAGAGCGGAGTATCCGGTGCCGGACGCAGTTTAAGTTTGAAAAGTCATTACTGTGAAGCAAATGAAGACATCTCAGCCTATGCCCTGACCGCGCACCGGCACCAGCCGGAGATTTTTCAGGAACTGACAGCATTGGACGCAAAGGTACAAGCCGTAGCCTTTACACCACACCTGATACCGATGAAGCGCGGCATCCTGGCGACTTGTTACGCGCCATTGAAAACCGCAGTGTCCGACACCGAAATCAGGGGTATTTACCACCAGTTTTACGAGCAGGAACAGTTCGTAGAAGTAACACCGGCACCACCGCACACCCGGGATGTCAGCGGCACCAACATGTGCCTGATTCACCCGGTAATTGACCGCCGCAGCGGTTTGTTGATTGTGTTGTCCGCTATTGATAACCTGATCAAGGGCGCCGCCGGTCAGGCCATCCAAAACATGAATTTGATGCTGGGTCTGCCTGAGGAAGCTGCTTTACCGAAGCTGGCGCAATACCCTTAG
- a CDS encoding TIM barrel protein, with protein sequence MLYFGTAGIPASTKGTGDTIAGLRQVKELGLSGMEIEFVRSIYLRDNTAPPVAYIGQKLGLKLSCHAPYYLNLNAADEVKLRKSSAMVFNAARIAALAGAGSLVFHAGYYLKGESETVYQNIKNQLELVLSKLREEDIQITLRPEIAGKTSQFGTLSELLRLCKELPGTAPAIDFAHLHAVTGRYNSYPEFAEVLARVGEALGNEAVNDLHLHVSGIEAGKSGERRHLNLPETDYRYEELLQALADFRAGGMLICESPNIEEDALLLYRTWRELVPLD encoded by the coding sequence ATGCTTTATTTTGGTACCGCCGGTATTCCGGCCAGCACCAAGGGTACCGGTGATACCATTGCCGGACTCAGACAGGTCAAGGAATTGGGGCTGTCCGGCATGGAGATTGAGTTTGTCCGCAGTATCTACCTCCGGGACAATACCGCGCCGCCGGTGGCTTATATTGGTCAAAAACTTGGTCTTAAGCTATCCTGCCATGCCCCTTACTATTTGAATCTCAATGCCGCTGATGAGGTCAAACTGCGTAAATCCTCTGCCATGGTATTCAACGCCGCCCGGATTGCGGCGCTGGCTGGTGCCGGCAGTCTGGTCTTTCATGCCGGCTATTATCTCAAAGGCGAATCGGAAACGGTGTATCAGAATATCAAGAACCAACTGGAACTGGTGCTTTCCAAATTACGGGAAGAAGACATACAAATTACGCTCCGTCCGGAAATTGCCGGTAAAACCAGCCAGTTCGGAACGCTTTCGGAACTATTGCGGCTGTGTAAAGAGCTGCCGGGGACTGCCCCGGCCATTGATTTTGCCCATCTTCACGCCGTCACCGGCCGTTATAACAGTTATCCGGAATTCGCTGAAGTTCTTGCCCGGGTCGGCGAAGCACTCGGCAACGAAGCTGTCAATGATCTGCACCTACATGTTTCCGGCATTGAAGCCGGCAAGAGCGGCGAACGGCGGCACCTGAACCTGCCGGAAACGGATTACCGGTACGAAGAACTGCTCCAGGCGTTGGCTGACTTTAGAGCCGGCGGCATGCTTATCTGCGAAAGTCCTAATATTGAAGAAGATGCCTTGTTGCTGTACCGCACCTGGCGGGAGCTTGTGCCGTTGGATTGA
- a CDS encoding cation:proton antiporter translates to MGHLDFGVEIIIVLVAAVLGGVLAHRLKLPVLLGYLFAGMLVSPHGLGLVQDTAAIEAMAGIGVILLLFTLGLEFSLEELRRIGPVAILGGAGQILLTAAAGFGLGQLLGWGAAESVFFGFLVSLSSTLIVLKLLMERGELDTTHGRIMTGILLVQDLSLVPMMIILPTLGIEDADIGPALITAGGKALAFIAAMAALGFWLLPRILERVARVRSRELFLITVVSLSLAAAIAAEFFGVSAAVGAFIAGLLIGQSSFARQALADIVPFRDAFGALFFVSLGTLADLSFIFDNPMLIAGVVLFILVTKFFISAAVPWVFGYSARTSMATGFGLSQIGEFSFVLAGVGVASGVLRDSTYSLTLGAAITTMILTPFLIGLGNNLYHRLENTSLGRRFFNQRGEVTSVRSIKELSGHAVICGHGRSAAALTKVLKRRNLTYLVIELDPKKIAELRREGVPCIYGDASNPEILAHAQLEKAKLLVCTYPGFMDVELTVKNARKLNPRLDIVARVERDRDAEILKDIGVNELVRPQFEASLEITRHALHRYGVSATEIQYLLNSLRQGTMS, encoded by the coding sequence TTGGGCCATCTTGATTTTGGAGTAGAGATAATCATTGTGCTGGTAGCCGCAGTGCTTGGCGGTGTGCTGGCGCATCGGTTAAAACTGCCGGTTCTTCTTGGGTACCTGTTTGCCGGGATGCTGGTCAGTCCACACGGGCTTGGCCTGGTACAGGATACAGCAGCTATTGAGGCTATGGCCGGTATCGGGGTTATTCTCCTTTTATTTACCCTGGGACTGGAATTTTCTCTGGAAGAACTGCGGCGCATCGGCCCTGTGGCCATTCTCGGCGGGGCAGGCCAGATACTGCTCACAGCTGCTGCTGGCTTCGGTCTGGGTCAGTTATTAGGCTGGGGTGCCGCCGAATCCGTATTTTTCGGGTTTTTGGTATCTCTCAGTTCAACTCTGATTGTTTTGAAATTACTGATGGAGCGCGGCGAACTGGATACCACTCACGGTAGGATTATGACCGGTATTCTGCTGGTACAGGACCTTTCGCTGGTGCCCATGATGATTATTCTGCCGACCCTGGGTATTGAAGATGCCGACATCGGCCCGGCGCTTATCACCGCCGGTGGCAAGGCGCTGGCTTTTATCGCCGCGATGGCGGCGCTGGGGTTCTGGCTGCTGCCCCGGATACTGGAAAGAGTAGCGCGGGTTCGTTCCCGGGAATTATTTCTGATTACTGTCGTTTCGCTGTCGTTGGCTGCTGCTATTGCCGCGGAGTTTTTCGGTGTTTCAGCCGCGGTCGGAGCGTTTATCGCCGGCCTTTTGATCGGCCAGTCCAGTTTTGCCCGGCAGGCTCTGGCTGATATCGTCCCGTTCCGGGACGCCTTCGGCGCTCTGTTTTTCGTTTCGCTGGGTACGCTGGCTGATTTGTCGTTTATCTTTGATAATCCCATGTTGATTGCCGGAGTGGTGTTGTTTATTTTAGTAACGAAATTCTTTATCAGTGCAGCCGTGCCCTGGGTTTTTGGTTATAGTGCACGGACTTCCATGGCCACCGGTTTTGGTTTAAGTCAGATTGGAGAGTTCAGCTTTGTGCTGGCCGGGGTCGGGGTGGCTTCAGGGGTGCTGAGAGATTCAACTTATTCACTGACACTGGGTGCCGCTATCACCACCATGATTTTAACGCCGTTTCTGATCGGGTTAGGCAATAACCTGTACCATCGGCTGGAAAACACCTCATTAGGCCGGCGATTTTTCAATCAGAGGGGTGAAGTCACCAGCGTCCGTTCCATCAAGGAATTATCCGGGCATGCCGTAATTTGCGGACACGGCCGGTCGGCGGCCGCCCTGACGAAAGTGCTCAAGCGACGAAACCTGACTTATCTGGTCATTGAACTTGACCCCAAAAAGATTGCCGAATTGCGGCGCGAAGGCGTCCCCTGTATTTACGGCGATGCTTCAAATCCGGAAATACTGGCCCACGCCCAGTTGGAAAAAGCGAAATTGCTGGTGTGCACCTACCCCGGTTTCATGGATGTGGAGCTTACCGTTAAGAACGCTCGTAAACTTAATCCCCGGCTGGATATCGTGGCCCGGGTAGAACGTGATCGGGACGCGGAAATACTCAAGGACATCGGGGTTAATGAATTGGTCAGACCCCAGTTTGAAGCCAGTTTGGAAATCACCCGCCATGCTTTGCACCGCTACGGTGTTTCCGCCACTGAAATCCAGTACCTGCTCAACAGCCTGCGTCAGGGCACGATGAGCTAA
- the tsaB gene encoding tRNA (adenosine(37)-N6)-threonylcarbamoyltransferase complex dimerization subunit type 1 TsaB has protein sequence MTIILAIDAATSSAGLALLRDKAMVAEAGWLTQHNQTVELLPCLTGLLQQAGLTLNDLDAIAVSRGPGSYNGVRVGIATAKGLAFVLNKPVLGVSTLEAEARRFQETGHPVWAILPLGHDYAVAAAGSLEGVWIKTLEEQAVTAETLLQTLPQGALVAGELPDRLVELFSISRQDIQIMYETGLSRAAALGLLGLEQLRAGNGISAASLQPLYLRRPQITPSKKPRDTTGLPERGVIWDMDGVIIDSADLHFESWRDALGQHGFRMNREQFEATFGRRNDDIINYIAGFAVPAEKIRLIGDDKEVSYRQMVAGHARSFSGVMELVRELKESGFKQAVASSAPAANIALVLQELGLAAFIEATVDASQVDRGKPDPAVFLKAAEKLELKPQDCLVIEDAVAGVIAAHRAGMAVIAVSNTHPAAALNEADMVTASLETVDAATVLGIIDRKIKLGA, from the coding sequence ATGACGATTATTCTGGCTATTGATGCTGCCACCTCCAGTGCCGGTTTGGCGTTGCTGCGGGACAAGGCAATGGTTGCTGAGGCCGGCTGGCTGACGCAGCATAATCAGACGGTGGAACTGTTACCGTGTTTGACCGGCCTGTTGCAACAGGCCGGCTTGACCCTGAATGACCTTGATGCTATCGCTGTCAGTCGGGGTCCGGGTAGTTACAATGGGGTCAGAGTTGGCATTGCAACCGCTAAAGGACTGGCCTTCGTTCTGAATAAACCGGTTTTAGGCGTCAGTACTCTGGAAGCCGAAGCCCGGCGCTTTCAGGAAACGGGGCATCCGGTATGGGCTATTCTGCCGTTGGGTCATGATTATGCTGTGGCTGCGGCCGGCAGTCTGGAAGGCGTATGGATTAAAACACTGGAAGAGCAGGCCGTCACGGCGGAGACGCTGTTGCAGACTTTACCACAGGGAGCGCTGGTCGCCGGTGAATTACCTGACCGGCTGGTGGAGTTATTCAGTATCTCCCGTCAGGATATTCAGATAATGTATGAAACCGGCCTCAGCCGGGCGGCGGCCTTGGGACTGCTGGGACTGGAACAATTACGCGCCGGCAACGGCATATCAGCCGCCTCGCTACAACCATTGTATCTGCGACGACCGCAAATCACGCCTTCAAAAAAGCCGCGAGATACCACCGGTTTGCCGGAGCGTGGTGTAATCTGGGATATGGATGGTGTTATAATTGACTCCGCCGATTTGCATTTTGAGTCCTGGCGGGATGCCCTGGGGCAACACGGTTTCAGGATGAACCGGGAACAGTTTGAGGCGACTTTTGGCCGGCGCAATGACGATATTATTAATTACATCGCCGGGTTTGCGGTGCCAGCTGAAAAGATCCGCCTTATCGGTGATGACAAGGAAGTCTCTTACCGCCAGATGGTGGCGGGACACGCCCGGTCATTTTCGGGCGTCATGGAACTTGTTCGGGAATTAAAAGAAAGCGGATTTAAACAGGCCGTTGCTTCTTCGGCGCCAGCGGCGAACATCGCACTGGTTCTTCAGGAACTGGGCCTAGCAGCATTTATTGAAGCGACAGTGGATGCCTCGCAGGTTGACCGGGGTAAACCTGACCCTGCGGTGTTTCTGAAAGCGGCCGAAAAGCTGGAATTGAAACCTCAGGACTGTTTGGTCATTGAGGATGCGGTAGCCGGAGTAATCGCCGCCCACCGAGCCGGGATGGCGGTTATTGCCGTCAGTAATACCCATCCGGCGGCTGCTTTGAATGAAGCGGATATGGTTACGGCTTCATTGGAAACGGTTGACGCCGCCACAGTGTTGGGAATCATTGATCGAAAAATAAAATTAGGAGCATAA